A genomic region of Pseudomonas sp. KU43P contains the following coding sequences:
- a CDS encoding DUF1289 domain-containing protein, producing MPNQSIKTPCVGLCSTVYGDTVCRGCKRFHHEVIHWNGYDEEQKRAVWLRLEQLLAQVMMAKLEVFDKGLLRQQLQQRSIRFVEQQSEYCWAYQLIARGARMIRDLEAYGMVLLPEFRDWELPQLRDAIDREFFLLSEAHYQRYIAPSFLRDAVGDGQG from the coding sequence ATGCCCAACCAGTCCATCAAGACCCCTTGCGTCGGCCTTTGCTCGACGGTGTACGGAGACACGGTGTGCCGTGGCTGCAAGCGTTTTCACCATGAAGTGATCCACTGGAATGGTTACGACGAAGAGCAGAAGCGCGCCGTGTGGCTGCGCCTGGAGCAGCTGTTGGCACAGGTGATGATGGCCAAGCTGGAAGTGTTCGACAAAGGCCTGTTGCGTCAGCAGTTGCAGCAGCGTTCGATCCGCTTCGTAGAACAGCAGTCGGAGTATTGCTGGGCGTACCAGCTGATTGCCCGCGGAGCGCGGATGATTCGTGACCTGGAGGCGTACGGGATGGTGTTGCTGCCCGAGTTTCGTGACTGGGAGCTGCCGCAGCTGCGCGATGCCATCGACCGTGAGTTTTTCTTGCTTTCCGAGGCGCATTACCAGCGCTACATCGCGCCGAGTTTCCTGCGTGATGCGGTGGGGGATGGGCAGGGTTGA
- the prpD gene encoding 2-methylcitrate dehydratase, which produces MSANSDLNDRPDYDRVLQTLADYVLTYRVESPEALDTARNCLIDTLGCGLLALRFPECTKHLGPIVEGTVVPNGARVPGTAYRLDPVKAAWDIGCTVRWLDYNDTWLAAEWAHPSDNLGGILAVADHLSQKHGANGEAPLKMREVLEAMVMAHEIQGVLALENAFNRVGLDHVILVKVASTAVCAKLMGANREQLLSALSHAFVDGQALRTYRHAPNAGSRKSWAAGDASSRGVRLADIALRGEMGVPGVLTAPQWGFYDVSFSHTNKDLALKPAAQQALSLPQPLASYVMENVLFKISFPAEFHAQTACEAALMLHRQVRNRLHEIDRIVITTQESAIRIISKVGPLANAADRDHCLQYMVAVPLIFGRLEAEDYEDAFHAAHPSIDRLREKMEVVEDPRFSREYLEPDKRSIANALQVFFKDGSSTEQVVVEYPLGHRRRREEGIPLLEAKFRENLATRFARQRCEAIFALCKDQQALEGTPVHRFVDLFVI; this is translated from the coding sequence TGTTGCAAACCCTCGCTGACTACGTCCTCACCTACCGGGTCGAATCCCCCGAGGCGCTGGACACCGCACGCAACTGCCTGATCGACACCCTCGGCTGCGGCCTGCTTGCCCTGCGCTTCCCCGAATGCACCAAACACCTTGGCCCGATCGTCGAAGGTACCGTGGTCCCCAACGGTGCCCGTGTGCCCGGCACCGCCTATCGCCTGGACCCGGTCAAGGCGGCCTGGGACATCGGCTGCACCGTGCGCTGGCTGGATTACAACGACACCTGGCTGGCGGCGGAGTGGGCCCACCCTTCGGACAACCTCGGTGGCATCCTGGCGGTGGCTGATCACCTGTCACAGAAGCACGGGGCCAACGGCGAAGCCCCGCTGAAGATGCGCGAAGTGCTCGAAGCCATGGTCATGGCCCACGAGATCCAGGGTGTGCTGGCGCTGGAGAACGCGTTCAACCGTGTCGGCCTGGACCACGTCATCCTGGTGAAGGTCGCGTCCACTGCAGTGTGCGCCAAGCTGATGGGGGCCAATCGCGAGCAACTGCTTTCGGCGCTGTCCCATGCATTTGTCGACGGCCAGGCCTTGCGCACCTATCGCCATGCGCCCAACGCCGGCTCGCGCAAGTCATGGGCCGCCGGGGACGCCTCCAGCCGTGGTGTGCGCCTGGCTGATATCGCCTTGCGTGGCGAGATGGGCGTGCCGGGGGTGCTGACGGCGCCGCAATGGGGCTTTTATGATGTGTCGTTCAGCCACACCAACAAGGATCTGGCGCTCAAGCCTGCCGCTCAGCAGGCGTTGAGCCTGCCGCAGCCCTTGGCCAGCTACGTGATGGAAAACGTGCTGTTCAAGATCAGCTTCCCCGCCGAATTTCACGCCCAGACCGCCTGCGAGGCGGCGCTGATGCTGCACCGGCAGGTGCGCAATCGCCTGCATGAAATCGACCGGATCGTGATCACCACCCAGGAGTCGGCGATCCGCATCATCTCCAAGGTGGGCCCGCTGGCCAATGCTGCCGACCGCGATCACTGCCTGCAGTACATGGTGGCGGTGCCGTTGATCTTCGGGCGCCTGGAAGCCGAGGATTACGAAGATGCCTTCCACGCCGCGCACCCGAGCATCGATCGGCTGCGCGAGAAAATGGAGGTGGTGGAAGATCCGCGATTCAGCCGCGAATACCTGGAGCCGGACAAGCGTTCGATTGCCAACGCGTTGCAGGTGTTTTTCAAGGATGGGAGCAGTACCGAGCAGGTGGTAGTGGAATACCCGCTGGGGCACCGGCGTCGGCGGGAGGAGGGGATACCGTTGCTGGAGGCGAAGTTCCGGGAGAACCTGGCGACACGGTTTGCGCGGCAGCGGTGTGAGGCGATTTTTGCCTTGTGCAAGGACCAGCAGGCGCTGGAGGGCACGCCAGTGCACAGGTTTGTGGATCTGTTTGTGATCTAG
- the acnB gene encoding bifunctional aconitate hydratase 2/2-methylisocitrate dehydratase — MLEAYRKHIEERAALGIVPQPLNAEQTAGLVELLKNPPAGEEAFLVDLITNRVPPGVDEAAYVKAAFLSAVAKGETKSPLIDRKHATELLGTMQGGYNIETLVALLDDAELGAVAAEQLKHTLLMFDAFHDVAEKAKAGNTHAKAVLDSWAAGEWFTSRPAIADKYTLTVFKVPGETNTDDLSPAPDAWSRPDIPLHALAMLKMARDGIEPQQPGSVGPLAQIEAVKAKGFPVAYVGDVVGTGSSRKSATNSVLWFFGDDIPYVPNKRAGGFCFGTKIAPIFYNTMEDAGALPIEFDCTNLAMGDVIDVYPFKGEVRRHGSDELVTSFQLKTEVLLDEVRAGGRIPLIVGRGLTEKARAELGQGPSDLFKKPEQPADSGKGFTLAQKMVGRACGLPEGQGVRPGAYCEPKMTTVGSQDTTGPMTRDELKDLACLGFSADLVMQSFCHTAAYPKPIDVNTHHTLPDFIRTRGGVSLRPGDGIIHSWLNRMLMPDTVGTGGDSHTRFPIGISFPAGSGLVAFAAATGVMPLDMPESILVRFKGKLQPGITLRDLVHAIPYYAIQKGLLTVEKKGKKNAFSGRILEIEGLDELTVEQAFELSDASAERSAAGCTIKLPEKAIAEYLTSNITLLRWMIGEGYGDARTLERRAQAMEAWLAKPELLSADADAEYAEIIEIDLADVKEPVLCAPNDPDDARLLSSVQGEKIDEVFIGSCMTNIGHFRAAGKLLDKVKGGIPTRLWLAPPTKMDAHQLTEEGYYGIYGKAGARMEMPGCSLCMGNQARVQTGSTVVSTSTRNFPNRLGDATNVYLASAELAAVASIIGKLPTVEEYMQYAKDIDSMAADVYRYLSFDQIAEFREAAANAKIPVVQA; from the coding sequence GTGCTTGAAGCCTACCGCAAACACATCGAAGAGCGTGCCGCCCTGGGTATCGTGCCCCAGCCGCTGAACGCCGAACAAACTGCAGGCCTGGTCGAGCTGCTGAAAAACCCGCCGGCCGGCGAAGAAGCCTTCCTCGTAGACCTGATCACCAACCGCGTTCCGCCAGGCGTGGACGAAGCTGCCTACGTCAAGGCTGCGTTCCTGTCTGCCGTCGCCAAGGGCGAAACCAAGTCGCCACTGATCGACCGCAAGCACGCCACCGAGCTGCTGGGCACCATGCAAGGCGGCTACAACATCGAGACGCTGGTCGCGCTGCTGGATGACGCCGAACTGGGCGCCGTCGCGGCCGAACAGCTCAAGCACACCCTGCTGATGTTCGATGCCTTCCACGACGTGGCCGAAAAAGCCAAGGCGGGCAACACCCACGCCAAGGCCGTGCTGGACTCCTGGGCTGCCGGCGAGTGGTTCACCTCGCGCCCGGCCATCGCCGACAAGTACACCCTGACCGTGTTCAAGGTGCCTGGCGAAACCAACACCGACGACCTGTCCCCTGCTCCGGACGCCTGGTCGCGCCCTGACATCCCGCTGCACGCCCTGGCCATGCTGAAAATGGCCCGCGACGGCATCGAGCCGCAGCAGCCAGGTTCGGTCGGCCCGCTGGCCCAGATCGAAGCGGTCAAGGCCAAGGGCTTCCCGGTCGCCTACGTCGGTGACGTGGTCGGTACCGGTTCCTCGCGCAAATCCGCTACCAACTCGGTGCTGTGGTTCTTCGGCGACGACATCCCGTACGTGCCGAACAAGCGCGCCGGTGGCTTCTGCTTCGGCACCAAGATCGCCCCGATCTTCTACAACACCATGGAAGACGCCGGCGCCCTGCCGATCGAATTCGACTGCACCAACCTGGCCATGGGCGACGTCATCGACGTTTACCCGTTCAAGGGTGAAGTACGCCGTCACGGCAGCGATGAGCTGGTCACCAGCTTCCAGCTGAAAACCGAAGTACTGTTGGATGAAGTCCGCGCTGGCGGTCGTATCCCGCTGATCGTCGGCCGTGGCCTGACCGAGAAAGCCCGTGCCGAACTGGGCCAGGGCCCATCGGACCTGTTCAAGAAGCCAGAGCAGCCTGCCGACAGCGGCAAGGGCTTCACCCTGGCGCAGAAGATGGTCGGCCGCGCCTGCGGTCTGCCAGAAGGCCAGGGCGTACGCCCAGGTGCCTACTGCGAACCGAAGATGACCACCGTCGGCTCCCAGGACACCACTGGCCCGATGACCCGCGACGAGCTGAAAGACCTGGCGTGCCTGGGCTTCTCCGCCGACCTGGTGATGCAGTCGTTCTGCCACACCGCGGCCTATCCGAAGCCGATCGACGTCAACACCCACCACACCCTGCCAGACTTCATCCGCACCCGTGGCGGCGTGTCGCTGCGTCCGGGCGACGGCATCATCCACAGCTGGCTGAACCGCATGCTGATGCCTGACACCGTGGGTACCGGTGGCGACTCGCACACCCGCTTCCCGATCGGTATCTCGTTCCCGGCCGGTTCCGGCCTGGTGGCCTTCGCCGCCGCCACCGGCGTCATGCCGCTGGACATGCCTGAGTCGATCCTGGTTCGTTTCAAGGGCAAGCTGCAGCCTGGCATCACCCTGCGTGACCTGGTGCATGCCATCCCTTACTACGCCATCCAGAAGGGCCTGCTGACCGTCGAGAAGAAAGGCAAGAAGAACGCCTTCTCCGGCCGCATCCTGGAAATCGAAGGCCTGGACGAACTGACCGTCGAGCAGGCTTTCGAGCTGTCCGACGCTTCGGCCGAGCGTTCCGCTGCCGGTTGCACCATCAAGCTGCCAGAGAAGGCCATTGCCGAGTACCTGACCTCCAACATCACCCTGCTGCGCTGGATGATCGGCGAAGGCTACGGCGATGCCCGTACCCTGGAGCGTCGCGCCCAGGCCATGGAAGCCTGGCTGGCCAAGCCTGAGCTGCTGTCGGCCGACGCCGATGCCGAATACGCCGAAATCATCGAAATCGACCTGGCCGACGTCAAGGAGCCTGTGCTCTGCGCGCCGAACGACCCGGACGATGCCCGCCTGCTGTCCTCGGTACAGGGCGAGAAGATCGACGAAGTGTTCATCGGTTCGTGCATGACCAACATCGGCCACTTCCGTGCCGCCGGCAAGCTGCTGGACAAGGTCAAGGGTGGCATTCCTACCCGTCTGTGGCTGGCTCCGCCAACCAAGATGGACGCCCACCAGCTGACCGAAGAAGGCTACTACGGCATCTACGGCAAGGCCGGTGCGCGCATGGAAATGCCAGGCTGCTCGCTGTGCATGGGTAACCAGGCACGTGTGCAGACCGGTTCGACCGTGGTCTCCACCTCGACCCGTAACTTCCCGAACCGCCTGGGCGACGCGACCAACGTGTACCTGGCATCGGCAGAGCTGGCCGCTGTCGCTTCGATCATCGGCAAGCTGCCGACCGTTGAAGAGTACATGCAGTACGCGAAAGACATCGACAGCATGGCTGCCGACGTCTACCGCTACCTGAGCTTCGACCAGATCGCCGAGTTCCGCGAAGCGGCTGCCAACGCCAAGATCCCAGTGGTCCAGGCGTAA
- a CDS encoding patatin-like phospholipase family protein, protein MSAIHIKYPALTFKAGQRALRQIRERGLLAEDVGVLPGAAGGPKPLGIQGLDLALFGEWLPTAPRQRALIGASIGSWRFASACLDDPVAGIRRLGELYTEQDFAKGVTPAEISRSCQRMLDALLQGRDGQILANPHYRLNILVVKSHGQLAHDHRGRLGMGLSSVIASNLLGRSRLARHFERIILHDQRAAPPLDALTDFPSRCLPLDLANLRHALLASGSIPMVMEGVRDIPGAGAGTYRDGGLLDYHLDLPYRGDDLVLYPHFTDKVVPGWFDKALPWRKGDATRLQNVLLMTPSPQYLAALPFGKLPDRNDFKRFMGDAPSRKRYWYKAIAESRRLGDELLELMATGRLHERLQAL, encoded by the coding sequence ATGAGCGCCATTCACATCAAATACCCTGCCCTGACCTTCAAGGCCGGCCAGCGCGCGCTGCGCCAGATTCGCGAGCGCGGCTTGCTGGCCGAGGATGTCGGCGTATTGCCCGGTGCTGCCGGCGGCCCGAAACCGTTGGGCATCCAAGGCCTGGACCTGGCACTGTTCGGCGAGTGGCTGCCGACGGCGCCACGCCAGCGTGCCTTGATCGGCGCCTCGATCGGCTCCTGGCGCTTCGCCAGTGCCTGCCTCGATGACCCGGTGGCCGGCATCCGCCGCCTGGGCGAACTGTATACCGAGCAGGACTTCGCCAAGGGCGTCACGCCCGCCGAGATCAGCCGCAGTTGCCAGCGCATGCTCGACGCACTGCTGCAGGGCCGCGACGGGCAGATCCTCGCCAACCCGCACTACCGCCTGAACATCCTGGTGGTGAAGAGCCACGGCCAGCTCGCCCATGACCATCGCGGGCGCCTGGGCATGGGCCTGTCGTCGGTGATCGCCAGCAACCTGCTCGGCCGTTCGCGCCTGGCCCGGCATTTCGAGCGCATCATCCTCCACGACCAGCGCGCCGCGCCGCCGCTCGATGCGCTCACCGACTTCCCCTCGCGCTGCCTGCCGCTGGACCTGGCGAACCTGCGCCATGCCCTGCTGGCCTCGGGCTCGATCCCGATGGTGATGGAGGGTGTGCGCGACATTCCGGGGGCCGGCGCGGGCACCTACCGCGATGGCGGGTTGCTCGATTACCACCTCGACCTGCCGTACCGCGGCGACGACCTGGTGCTGTACCCGCACTTCACCGACAAGGTCGTGCCCGGGTGGTTCGACAAGGCCCTGCCCTGGCGCAAAGGCGATGCCACGCGCCTGCAGAACGTGCTGCTGATGACCCCCTCACCGCAGTACCTGGCCGCCCTGCCGTTCGGCAAGCTGCCCGACCGCAACGACTTCAAGCGCTTCATGGGCGATGCGCCCAGCCGCAAGCGCTACTGGTACAAGGCCATTGCCGAAAGCCGGCGCCTGGGCGACGAACTGCTGGAGCTGATGGCCACCGGGCGGCTGCATGAACGCCTGCAAGCCTTGTAG
- the queD gene encoding 6-carboxytetrahydropterin synthase QueD, translated as MEIFKEFTFESAHRLPNVPAGHKCGRLHGHSFKVALHLTGQLDPHTGWIRDFSEIKAIFKPLYEQLDHNYLNDIPGLENPTSEVIAKWIWEQVKPLLPELSKVRIHETCTSGCEYTGD; from the coding sequence GTGGAAATCTTCAAGGAATTTACGTTCGAATCGGCCCACCGCCTGCCCAACGTCCCCGCCGGGCACAAGTGCGGCCGCCTGCATGGCCACTCGTTCAAGGTAGCGCTGCACCTGACCGGGCAGCTTGATCCGCACACGGGCTGGATCCGCGATTTTTCCGAAATCAAGGCGATCTTCAAGCCGCTCTACGAGCAGCTGGACCACAACTACCTGAACGACATTCCTGGCCTGGAGAACCCGACCAGCGAAGTGATCGCCAAATGGATCTGGGAGCAGGTCAAGCCATTGCTGCCTGAGCTGTCCAAGGTGCGGATTCACGAGACTTGCACCAGCGGGTGCGAATATACCGGCGACTGA